From Mumia sp. ZJ1417:
GGCCATGATCCACGGCTCCAGGGCGAGCAGCAGGCCGGGGCGCAGCTTGTAGCCGCGACCGGGCCGCCCGGTGTTTGCGATGTGCGGGTCCTGGTGCATCGTCGAGCCGACACCGTGACCGCCGAACTCGAGGTTGATGGGATAGCCCGCCTCACTGAGGACGGAGCCCATGGCGTGCGAGAGGTCGCCGACGCGCGCGCCGGGGCGGGCAGCGGCGATCCCGGCGGCCAGCGCGCGCTCGGTCGTCTCGATCATCGCGACGCTCTCCGCGGGCTTGGCCTCGCCGACCACGAAGCTGATCGCGGAGTCGGCGACGACTCCGCCCAGGGACACGGCAAGGTCGAGCGAGAGCAGATCGCCGTCGGCGAGCGTGTAGTCGTGCGGCAGCCCGTGCAGCACGGCGTCGTTGACGGAGGTGCAGATGTAGTGGCCGAACGGCCCCCGTCCGAAGGACGGCGCGTAGTCGACGTAGCAGGATTCTGCACCCGCCTCGAGGATCATCGCCTTGGCCCACCGGTCGACGTCCAGGAGGTTCGTGCCAACCGTGGCGCGGCCCTTGAGCGTCTGCAGGATGTGGGCGACCAGGGCACCCGTCTCCCGTGCTGCGGGCAGTCGGCTGGGGGTCAGGATCTCGATCATGCGTCGCCTCTCTCGTTCCCAATAACTATCCCGGTCATGTTATCCCGGTATTAGTATCGGACCCATGGTCAGGTTGCCGCTCACACCCGCAGAGGTCGAGCGCGGACAGCGCCTCGGTGCGCTCTTGCGTCGCGCGAGGGGCGAGCGCTCGATGCTCGCGACCGCGCTCGATGCCCGTGTCTCGCCGGAGACTCTCCGCAAGATCGAGTCGGGCCGCGTCGCGACCCCCGCTTTCTCGACGATCGCGGCGATCGCCGACGTCCTCGGACTCTCGCTGGATGCGGTGTGGGCCGAGATCAACCCACCCGCCCACGGCGCCGAAGCGACCGCGGACGATCGCCTCACACCGGAGCGGTCAGCGTCGTAGGCCGGCCCCGTCAGAGGAGCGACCGTACGGCTTCGATCGTGTCGGCGTCGTCGGGCCGCTTGTCGTCGCGGTAGCGCAGCACCCGCGCGAACCGCAGCGCGACACCGCCGGGATAGCGCGGCGAGCGCTGCACGCCGTCGAACGCGATCTCCACGACCTGCTCGGGCCGCAGCTGGACCACGTGGCTGTCGGTCGGTCCGTCGGCCAGCTCGGTGAACCGATCGGTCTGCCACGCCAGCATCTCGTCGGTCATCCCCTTGAACGTCTTGCCCAGCATCACGAACTCGCCGTCGGGATCGCGCGCGCCGAGGTGGATGTTGCTCAGCCAGCCCTTGCGGCGCCCCGACCCCCACTCGACGGCGAGCACGACGAGGTCGAGGGTGTGGCGCGGCTTGACCTTGACCCACGCCGCACCCCGGCGACCCGCGTCGTACGGGGCGTCGAGCGACTTCACGACCACGCCCTCGTAGCCGGACGCCACCGCATCGGCGAAGAACGCCTGCGCCTCCTCGGCGTCGGCCGTACGCAGCCTCGGCACGCCGAGGCCGGGCGCGACCCGCTCGAGCACGTCGAGCCGTTCGTGGAGCGGACGGTCGAGCAGGTCGTCGCCATCGGCGTGCAGCACGTCGAAGAACACCGGCGACAGCACCCGGACGTCCTCGCTGGAGCGCAGGTCGGGCGCGGCGTCACGGGGGTGGGTGGCGCCGAGTGACGCGATGTCCTGGAACGGCGCCGGCCGTCCGTCGCGCTCGACGATCAACGCCTCGCCGTCGAGGACGAGCGGGTCGGCCGCCAGCCCCCGTACGGTTTCGGCGATCTGCGGGACCCGCTCGGTGATGTCGTCGAGGCTGCGCGTGAAGACCCGGACGTCGTCGCCGACGCGGTGCACCTGGATGCGGATGCCGTCGAGCTTGGTGTCGACCGAGGCGGGCAGCGCGGGACCAACCTTGTCGAGGGCCTCGGCGACGTCCGGCGCCGACGAGGCGAGCATCGGGCGGACGGCGCGGCCGGGCTCCAGGCCTACAGCAGCGAGCGCCTCGACTCCGCCGGTCATCGCCGCGAGGGCGACGGGCGCGCTCGCCCCCTGCAGCATCGCGGCGCGGCGCACCGCAGTTGCCGGCACGTCGGCGGCCTCGGCCACGGCATCGAGCACGACCGAGTCGAGGGCACCCTGACGGACGTCGCCCGAGACCAGTCCCGCGAGGAAGCGCTGCTCGTCGGCCGTCGCGCGGGAGAACAGGGCGTACGCCGTCTCGGCGCGGGCGGTCTGCGATCCGGGACCGGCGAGCCCGGCCATCGTCTCGAACGCCGCGTCGGTCTCCTCGATCGTCAGGGTCGGCGCGTCCGCAGGAGGAGGGAGGTCGCGCAAGGACGCCCACCCCAGCCCCGTACGACGCTGGCGGAGCTCACCGGACAGGTAGGTCACGACGAGCGCGAGCACGCTCGGGTCCGTACGCCGCAGCAGCGCGGCGATCTCGGCCCGCTTCGCCAGGCGAGACCGCGTCGCGGCGACGGCGCGCGAGGTGTCGACGACCTCGGAGAGGAGCATGCGGCCCATTGTGCTGCGGACGGATGACACAATCGACCGCGTGAGTCCCGAACCCGCCGCCAGCCTCCCCACCCGCACCGACGTCCTCGTCGTCGGTGCCGGCCCCGCGGGATCCGCGGCCGCAGCGTGGGCGGCGCGGCACGGCCTCGATGTCGTCCTGGCCGACGCGGCGTACTTTCCCCGCGACAAGACGTGCGGCGACGGCCTCACCCCCCGCGCCATCGCCGAGCTGGAGAGACTCGACCTCGGACCCTGGGTCCGCCGCCACGGCATCAACCGCGGCCTGCGCGCTGCCGGGTTCGGCCAGACGCTGATGCTTCCCTGGCCGGGAGGCTCCCTCCCCGACTACGGCTCGGCCGTCCCGCGTACCGAGCTCGACGCCCATATCCGCGCCGCCGCCCTCGACGCCGGCGCCACGCCGCTCGACGGCGCCCGCGCGGTCGACGTGGTCCGTGACGGCGCACGCGTCAGCGAAGTCGTGTTCAAGACCGCGCGCGGCCCGCACCGCGTCGCCGCCGACCGCGTCGTCGTCGCCGACGGCGTCCGCTCCTCGCTGGGCCGCGTCCTCGGC
This genomic window contains:
- a CDS encoding helix-turn-helix domain-containing protein: MVRLPLTPAEVERGQRLGALLRRARGERSMLATALDARVSPETLRKIESGRVATPAFSTIAAIADVLGLSLDAVWAEINPPAHGAEATADDRLTPERSAS
- a CDS encoding ATP-dependent DNA ligase; translation: MLLSEVVDTSRAVAATRSRLAKRAEIAALLRRTDPSVLALVVTYLSGELRQRRTGLGWASLRDLPPPADAPTLTIEETDAAFETMAGLAGPGSQTARAETAYALFSRATADEQRFLAGLVSGDVRQGALDSVVLDAVAEAADVPATAVRRAAMLQGASAPVALAAMTGGVEALAAVGLEPGRAVRPMLASSAPDVAEALDKVGPALPASVDTKLDGIRIQVHRVGDDVRVFTRSLDDITERVPQIAETVRGLAADPLVLDGEALIVERDGRPAPFQDIASLGATHPRDAAPDLRSSEDVRVLSPVFFDVLHADGDDLLDRPLHERLDVLERVAPGLGVPRLRTADAEEAQAFFADAVASGYEGVVVKSLDAPYDAGRRGAAWVKVKPRHTLDLVVLAVEWGSGRRKGWLSNIHLGARDPDGEFVMLGKTFKGMTDEMLAWQTDRFTELADGPTDSHVVQLRPEQVVEIAFDGVQRSPRYPGGVALRFARVLRYRDDKRPDDADTIEAVRSLL
- the map gene encoding type I methionyl aminopeptidase — translated: MIEILTPSRLPAARETGALVAHILQTLKGRATVGTNLLDVDRWAKAMILEAGAESCYVDYAPSFGRGPFGHYICTSVNDAVLHGLPHDYTLADGDLLSLDLAVSLGGVVADSAISFVVGEAKPAESVAMIETTERALAAGIAAARPGARVGDLSHAMGSVLSEAGYPINLEFGGHGVGSTMHQDPHIANTGRPGRGYKLRPGLLLALEPWIMADTADLVTDADGWTLRSATGCRTAHSEHTIAVTSDGAEILTLPR